A window of Vigna unguiculata cultivar IT97K-499-35 chromosome 4, ASM411807v1, whole genome shotgun sequence contains these coding sequences:
- the LOC114180319 gene encoding uncharacterized protein LOC114180319: MEKKAFILLLSLLFLSYVLYVAAVPATRISMTKKEDALLFEDTKENVVVNIRKQKGLFEVKEEVEEKRMMMETSDYSPTGPNHSHTPKSPGKPGN; this comes from the exons ATGGAAAAGAAAGCCTTCATACTTTTGCTTTCTCTTCTGTTTCTTTCCTATGTTCTGTATGTTGCTGCTGTTCCTGCAACCA GAATTTCCATGACCAAGAAAGAGGATGCATTATTGTTTGAAGATACTAAG GAGAATGTAGTTGTGAACATAAGGAAGCAGAAGGGGTTGTTTGAGGTGAAGGAAGAAGTTGAAGAGAAAAGAATGATGATGGAAACTAGTGATTACTCTCCAACTGGGCCAAATCATTCTCATACCCCCAAATCCCCTGGAAAACCTGGGAATTAA